One window of Pocillopora verrucosa isolate sample1 chromosome 9, ASM3666991v2, whole genome shotgun sequence genomic DNA carries:
- the LOC131781248 gene encoding forkhead box protein D3-B-like, translated as MKDLTFSTVNMASQSFNLPSVSAIPAFTHSFYHCGYFNPEMSTCLNRNGSSIWSSYVNPCYHQSFQGIPYQPADEEKPTQSYIGLIGKAILSSPQQKLVLGDIYNYILTNYPYFGNKGPGWRNSIRHNLSLNDCFVKLGRSPNGKGHFWAINPLNYEDFSRGEYKRKRATRRNRERNGTEIRTNEISNNYPAAQTKCKSFLQNRGFHIETLLSNKWEEKGSAGALNTTSAFAVVAS; from the exons ATGAAGGACCT TACATTCTCGACCGTAAACATGGCATCTCAGAGTTTTAATCTTCCAAGTGTCTCAGCTATTCCAGCGTTCACTCACTCGTTTTATCATTGCGGATACTTCAACCCAGAGATGTCAACCTGTCTTAACAGAAATGGCTCTAGTATATGGTCTAGTTATGTGAATCCATGTTACCACCAAAGCTTTCAAGGCATCCCGTATCAACCCGCAGATGAAGAAAAACCAACTCAATCATACATTGGTCTTATTGGAAAAGCAATTCTAAGCTCTCCACAGCAGAAACTTGTTCTTGGTGATATCTACAACTACATTCTAACAAATTATCCTTACTTCGGGAATAAAGGACCTGGATGGCGTAACTCCATACGCCACAACTTATCACTCAATGATTGCTTTGTTAAACTGGGTCGCTCTCCAAACGGCAAAGGACACTTCTGGGCAATCAATCCACTTAACTATGAGGACTTCAGTCGGGGAGAGTACAAACGCAAAAGGGCCACGAGAAGAAACCGGGAGAGAAACGGAACTGAGATAAGAACAAATGAAATCTCGAACAACTATCCAGCTGCTCAAACGAAGTGTAAAAGTTTTTTACAAAATAGAGGTTTTCACATCGAAACTCTTTTATCCAATAAATGGGAAGAGAAAGGCAGCGCTGGAGCACTGAATACAACGTCAGCATTTGCTGTTGTCGCCAGCTAA
- the LOC131781244 gene encoding Golgi integral membrane protein 4-like produces MCYRRNKSIFQGAVFFALLGGLGYTFYLYNIVSMDLEISKSEANRYLRKQESFSSQLQVVYEHRARLERSLQKEKADHKNTKLEYSKKQKEFILNITRSKHENMNRFNSLETSHNMLKAQNKELDTEYSRLQQQYSRLSSEHSTLNNQQKRNYQLFKEQKANEITSLDEEIKTLKKQVVALRTHLKTREEELERYKLSSAQELRQSEQYQETISILEEEIASYKKSLERLEKAQQRSQKTVGQNKLEKDKTSDARQQGSDLHNSFKSEVLTQGDKEKPEVEKANRTGSLGMESIHADEHKVLDRHRRETSLPATHSNADEEKGLSSKNQEQDNIQLGRREDSRRTEDSFSESEQVRHDVPLRDSEEDTGNTNRKYGVHVVSATDKSVNGWESIIKAERDSRRANQEGREGNEEGIEEEGEEENVRERNRRSVDDADTSRLQNKNEQNYVQKQPGEGEVANERRGVAQLGDKDGEQNEQGYQDDDTRRRRAQYGEKQSNKRGEEEAREGDGQDNELSRKKINEQVAGMQEDFHEEQIQQQNEDWEDQRQLKQQIQPQFEGLSLERNKHYEARELPTHIELTAIPATSHDTAQDHRDRSDAENDDEDANTEQDTEEDPDDVEEVQENDNIESFKQQQQQQQQHQQPLKQDTQRIKPIQGQQGLHHKERTFNRALKHADDNNNNEQSQQA; encoded by the exons ATGTGTTACAGAAGAAACAAATCGATTTTTCAGGGAGCTGTATTTTTCGCTCTACTGGGTGGCCTTGGCTACACATTCTACTTGTACAACATTGTTTCAATGGACTTAGAGATCTCGAAATCGGAAGCGAATAGGTATCTCCGGAAACAGGAGTCTTTCTCATCTCAGCTTCAAG TTGTTTATGAACATCGAGCTCGGCTGGAAAGATCCCTTCAAAAGGAGAAGGCAGATCACAAGAATACCAAACTAG agTATTCTAAAAAGCAAAAGGAGTTTATTTTGAATATAACCAGATCCAAG CATGAAAACATGAACAGGTTCAATTCTTTAGAGACTTCACACAATATGCTAAAG GCCCAGAATAAAGAGCTTGATACAGAATATAGCCGTCTTCAGCAACAATACTCTCGTCTCAGTTCAGAGCATAGCACTCTTAACAACCAACAAAAAAGGAACTATCAGCTGTTTAAAGAACAGAAGGCAAATGAGATAACATCACTTGATG AGGAAATCAAAACACTGAAGAAACAGGTTGTGGCATTAAGAACACATCTTAAGACAAGAGAAGAGGAACTTGAGCGCTATAAG TTGTCCAGCGCTCAGGAATTGAGACAAAGTGAGCAATACCAGGAAACAATTAGCATTCTAGAAGAAGAAATTGCATCTTACAAG AAATCACTGGAAAGACTCGAAAAAGCTCAGCAGAGAAGTCAAAAAACTGTTGGTcagaacaaacttgaaaaagataaaacatcaGATGCTAGACAGCAAG GTAGTGATCTACATAACTCTTTTAAATCTGAAGTATTAACACAGGGAGACAAAGAAAAACCAGAGGTGGAAAAAGCAAA TCGAACAGGTTCACTTGGAATGGAGAGCATACATGCTGATGAACACAAAGTCCTGGACCGCCATCGTCGAGAGACTTCCCTACCAGCCACACATTCCA atgctgatgaggagaaagGACTCTCAAGTAAGAATCAGGAACAGGACAATATTCAGTTAGGAAGAAGGGAAGACAGCAGAAGAACTGAAGACTCATTCAGTGAGAGTGAGCAGGTCCGCCATGATGTTCCTTTGAGGGACAGTGAGGAAGACACCGGAAACACAAATAGAAAATATGGAGTCCATGTTGTCTCTGCTACAGATAAATCTGTGAATGGATGGGAAAGTATCATCAAG GCCGAGCGAGATAGTCGAAGAGCCAATCAGGAAGGAAGAGAAGGCAACGAAGAAGGCATAGAGGAAGAAGGCGAGGAGGAAAATGTAAGAGAGAGAAATAGAAGATCAGTTGATGATGCAGACACCTCCCGACTACAGAACAAGAATGAGCAGAATTATGTTCAGAAACAACCTGGCGAGGGAGAGGTGGCAAATGAACGCAGAGGCGTGGCTCAGCTGGGAGACAAAGATGGTGAGCAAAACGAACAGGGATACCAAGATGACGATACAAGGAGACGGCGTGCCCAGTATGGCGAGAAACAGAGCAACAAACGGGGTGAAGAAGAGGCACGGGAAGGAGATGGTCAGGACAATGAATTATcgcgaaagaaaataaatgaacaagTGGCTGGAATGCAGGAAGACTTTCACGAGGAACAAATTCAGCAACAAAATGAGGACTGGGAAGATCAACGACAACTAAAACAACAAATTCAACCACAGTTTGAAGGACTCTCTCTTGAACGAAACAAGCATTATGAAGCAAGGGAGTTGCCAACACATATTGAGTTGACCGCCATCCCAGCCACCTCACACGACACAGCTCAGGACCATAGAGATCGGTCTGATG CTGAAAATGATGACGAAGATGCCAATACTGAACAAGACACAGAGGAAGATCCTGATGATGTTGAAGAAGTTCAAGAGAACGACAACATAGAATCATtcaagcaacaacaacaacaacaacaacaacaccaacaaccACTGAAACAGGACACACAGCGGATTAAACCAATCCAGGGTCAGCAAGGGTTACACCACAAGGAGAGGACCTTTAACAGAGCGTTAAAACATGCTgacgataacaataataatgaacaAAGCCAACAGGCGTAG